One genomic segment of Actinoplanes ianthinogenes includes these proteins:
- a CDS encoding phage holin family protein has translation MRVRELLVTVGLGTAVVGVTIGVLPGISADDGWSVLAVAILVTALGAVIRPIMVRLLSALGWAGVVAGWLVCQALVVWAALLLAPGVHVTEFWAAFWAAWIGGALMSVGLWVVTAGQDGAVTQHLLRVNRRFRRQVPPSEVPGVLFLQIDGLSAPLARWAVDAGNLPTLGRWLSGGSHVMTEWHAQLPATTPASQAGLLHGASAQIPAFRWYEKDAGRLVVTNHPQDAALVESRCSDGQGLLADGGVSVSNVFSGDAPTSLLTMSTARRGNGPRRYVSSYLLDPFGLTRSLVLTVGEIVKELHQARRQRLRRVRPRMRRIWSYVLLRGVTNVLLRHLNLAVLAEQMMRGAPAVYCDFVDYDEIAHHAGPARPESLASLEGIDAALAILEEVAAAAPRPYRFVVLSDHGQSQGSTFRQRYGIRLEDLVARLTTTEDVVVPDEDEQAGRARNLRAGIGRTGKPEPEGTADRPELVVAASGNLALVYFPRRPGRVTLEEITESYPELLPGLTAHPGIGWVLVRSEREGPIVLGPDGRRWLDDDHVLGVDPLLGFGPHAADDLRRHDRLANTGDLVVNSLWDPVSQEVAAFEELIGCHGGLGGQQNRPVLIRPRDWPEPGPLVGADDVYRYLSGCLKKLTPPG, from the coding sequence GGATCAGCGCGGACGACGGCTGGTCGGTGCTGGCCGTCGCGATCCTGGTCACCGCGCTCGGTGCGGTCATCCGGCCGATCATGGTGCGCCTGCTCTCGGCGCTCGGCTGGGCCGGCGTGGTGGCCGGCTGGCTGGTCTGCCAGGCGCTGGTGGTCTGGGCCGCGTTGTTGCTGGCGCCGGGAGTGCACGTGACCGAGTTCTGGGCGGCCTTCTGGGCGGCCTGGATCGGCGGGGCGCTGATGAGCGTGGGCCTCTGGGTGGTCACGGCGGGACAGGACGGCGCGGTCACCCAGCATCTCCTCCGGGTCAACCGGCGCTTCCGCAGACAGGTGCCGCCCAGCGAGGTCCCGGGCGTGCTGTTCCTGCAGATCGACGGGCTCTCCGCGCCGCTCGCGCGCTGGGCGGTCGACGCCGGCAACCTGCCCACCCTGGGCCGGTGGCTGTCCGGCGGCAGCCACGTGATGACCGAGTGGCACGCCCAGCTGCCGGCCACCACCCCGGCCAGCCAGGCCGGCCTGCTGCACGGGGCGAGCGCCCAGATCCCGGCCTTCCGCTGGTACGAGAAGGACGCCGGCCGGCTGGTCGTCACCAACCACCCGCAGGACGCCGCGCTGGTGGAGAGCCGCTGCTCGGACGGGCAGGGGCTGCTCGCCGACGGCGGGGTGAGCGTCAGCAACGTGTTCTCCGGCGACGCGCCGACCTCGCTGCTCACCATGAGCACCGCCCGGCGCGGCAACGGTCCGCGCCGGTACGTCAGCTCGTACCTGCTCGACCCGTTCGGCCTGACCCGCTCGCTGGTGCTGACCGTCGGCGAGATCGTCAAGGAGCTGCACCAGGCACGCCGGCAGCGGCTGCGCCGGGTCCGCCCGCGGATGCGCCGCATCTGGTCGTACGTGCTGCTCCGGGGCGTCACCAACGTGCTGCTGCGGCACCTGAACCTGGCCGTGCTCGCCGAGCAGATGATGCGCGGGGCGCCGGCGGTGTACTGCGACTTCGTCGACTACGACGAGATCGCGCACCACGCCGGGCCGGCCCGGCCGGAGTCGCTGGCGTCGCTGGAGGGGATCGACGCGGCGCTGGCCATCCTCGAGGAGGTCGCGGCGGCGGCGCCCCGGCCGTACCGGTTCGTGGTGCTCTCCGACCACGGGCAGAGCCAGGGGTCGACGTTCCGGCAGCGGTACGGGATCCGGCTGGAGGACCTGGTGGCGCGGCTGACCACGACCGAGGACGTGGTGGTGCCGGACGAGGACGAGCAGGCCGGGCGGGCGCGGAACCTGCGGGCGGGCATCGGGCGTACCGGAAAGCCGGAACCGGAAGGGACGGCGGACCGTCCCGAGCTCGTGGTCGCGGCGTCGGGAAATCTCGCTCTCGTCTATTTCCCGCGGCGACCGGGGCGGGTGACCCTCGAAGAGATCACCGAGAGCTACCCGGAGCTGCTGCCCGGGCTGACCGCCCATCCCGGGATCGGCTGGGTGCTGGTCCGCTCGGAGCGGGAGGGCCCGATCGTCCTCGGTCCGGACGGGCGCCGCTGGCTGGACGACGACCACGTCCTGGGTGTCGATCCGCTGCTCGGGTTCGGGCCGCACGCGGCCGACGACCTGCGCCGGCACGACCGCCTCGCGAACACCGGGGACCTGGTGGTGAACAGCCTGTGGGACCCGGTCAGCCAGGAGGTCGCGGCGTTCGAGGAGCTGATCGGCTGCCACGGCGGGCTCGGCGGTCAGCAGAACCGGCCGGTGCTGATCCGCCCGCGGGATTGGCCGGAGCCGGGCCCGCTGG